One window of Nymphaea colorata isolate Beijing-Zhang1983 chromosome 1, ASM883128v2, whole genome shotgun sequence genomic DNA carries:
- the LOC116265622 gene encoding protein trichome birefringence-like 36 isoform X1, translating to MGDIPAPCFSSIFLLLLLCFSFIALRSSHGESLQLSHSLLAGSWLDEEEAAKEGDANVVMNSQNYRQRCDLSIGKWVYDPSYPLYYPSCNYLSSKVNCWRNGRPDSDYQRWKWKPSSCSIPRFNSLDFLGRMRRKRIMFVGDSIMRSQWESLVCMVEAVLPKSRKTLTFHGPSMAFHALDFEASIEFFWAPFLVELKVGPGNRRILHLDSIEENARYWRGVDILVFDSAHWWIHTGKWKSFMTESESKYDWENKSRWDVMMEGNKAYTSLNPMVAYQKGLSTWARWVDLNLNPERNRVIFRSFSPFHNGRDGGKCYHQQKPLQKFQPRHRLPVELLVQQQVMKTMRFPVHLQEISTMSALRRDGHPSLYTHVLSEEERQHVNLHGLDCSHWCLPGVPDIWNEMLYAYLLG from the exons ATGGGTGACATCCCCGCTCCATGTTTCTCCTCTATCTTCCTTCTCTTATTGCTCTGCTTCTCCTTCATCGCTTTAAGAAGCTCTCATGGAGAAAGTCTTCAACTCAGCCACAGTCTCTTGGCAGGCTCTTGGTTGGATGAGGAGGAGGCGGCAAAAGAAGGAGACGCTAATGTGGTGATGAATAGCCAAAACTACAGACAAAGGTGTGACCTGTCAATTGGGAAATGGGTCTATGATCCTTCATACCCATTGTACTATCCAAGTTGCAATTACCTTAGCTCCAAAGTGAATTGTTGGCGAAACGGGCGGCCAGATTCCGATTATCAAAGATGGAAGTGGAAACCAAGCAGCTGCTCTATCCCTAG GTTCAATTCATTGGATTTTCTTGGAAGGATGAGGAGGAAAAGGATCATGTTCGTTGGAGACTCTATCATGAGAAGCCAATGGGAATCATTGGTCTGCATGGTTGAGGCAGTTCTACCCAAGAGCAGAAAGACCCTGACCTTCCATGGCCCCTCTATGGCTTTTCATGCCTTG GATTTTGAAGCATCGATTGAATTTTTCTGGGCTCCCTTTCTTGTGGAGCTGAAGGTTGGACCAGGAAATAGGAGGATACTGCACTTAGATTCCATTGAAGAAAATGCACGATACTGGAGGGGAGTGGACATTCTCGTGTTCGACTCAGCTCACTGGTGGATACACACCGGCAAATGGAAATC GTTTATGACTGAATCGGAATCTAAATATGATTGGGAAAATAAGAGTAG ATGGGACGTTATGATGGAAGGGAACAAAGCCTACACCAGCCTGAACCCAATGGTCGCATACCAGAAGGGTCTCTCCACATGGGCTAGATGGGTAGACTTGAACCTCAACCCTGAAAGAAATCGAGTCATTTTCAGAAGCTTCTCCCCTTTTCATAATGG GAGAGATGGAGGCAAATGCTACCACCAGCAGAAACCCTTGCAGAAGTTCCAGCCGCGGCATCGCTTGCCAGTAGAACTCCTAGTGCAACAACAAGTGATGAAGACGATGAGGTTTCCAGTACATCTCCAAGAGATCTCCACGATGTCGGCGCTGCGCCGAGATGGGCATCCTTCGCTATACACTCACGTGCTGAGTGAGGAAGAAAGACAGCACGTTAACCTCCATGGCCTGGATTGCAGCCATTGGTGCCTGCCTGGTGTGCCTGACATATGGAATGAAATGTTGTACGCATATTTATTAGGTTGA
- the LOC116265622 gene encoding protein trichome birefringence-like 36 isoform X2 — MGDIPAPCFSSIFLLLLLCFSFIALRSSHGESLQLSHSLLAGSWLDEEEAAKEGDANVVMNSQNYRQRCDLSIGKWVYDPSYPLYYPSCNYLSSKVNCWRNGRPDSDYQRWKWKPSSCSIPRFNSLDFLGRMRRKRIMFVGDSIMRSQWESLVCMVEAVLPKSRKTLTFHGPSMAFHALDFEASIEFFWAPFLVELKVGPGNRRILHLDSIEENARYWRGVDILVFDSAHWWIHTGKWKSWDVMMEGNKAYTSLNPMVAYQKGLSTWARWVDLNLNPERNRVIFRSFSPFHNGRDGGKCYHQQKPLQKFQPRHRLPVELLVQQQVMKTMRFPVHLQEISTMSALRRDGHPSLYTHVLSEEERQHVNLHGLDCSHWCLPGVPDIWNEMLYAYLLG, encoded by the exons ATGGGTGACATCCCCGCTCCATGTTTCTCCTCTATCTTCCTTCTCTTATTGCTCTGCTTCTCCTTCATCGCTTTAAGAAGCTCTCATGGAGAAAGTCTTCAACTCAGCCACAGTCTCTTGGCAGGCTCTTGGTTGGATGAGGAGGAGGCGGCAAAAGAAGGAGACGCTAATGTGGTGATGAATAGCCAAAACTACAGACAAAGGTGTGACCTGTCAATTGGGAAATGGGTCTATGATCCTTCATACCCATTGTACTATCCAAGTTGCAATTACCTTAGCTCCAAAGTGAATTGTTGGCGAAACGGGCGGCCAGATTCCGATTATCAAAGATGGAAGTGGAAACCAAGCAGCTGCTCTATCCCTAG GTTCAATTCATTGGATTTTCTTGGAAGGATGAGGAGGAAAAGGATCATGTTCGTTGGAGACTCTATCATGAGAAGCCAATGGGAATCATTGGTCTGCATGGTTGAGGCAGTTCTACCCAAGAGCAGAAAGACCCTGACCTTCCATGGCCCCTCTATGGCTTTTCATGCCTTG GATTTTGAAGCATCGATTGAATTTTTCTGGGCTCCCTTTCTTGTGGAGCTGAAGGTTGGACCAGGAAATAGGAGGATACTGCACTTAGATTCCATTGAAGAAAATGCACGATACTGGAGGGGAGTGGACATTCTCGTGTTCGACTCAGCTCACTGGTGGATACACACCGGCAAATGGAAATC ATGGGACGTTATGATGGAAGGGAACAAAGCCTACACCAGCCTGAACCCAATGGTCGCATACCAGAAGGGTCTCTCCACATGGGCTAGATGGGTAGACTTGAACCTCAACCCTGAAAGAAATCGAGTCATTTTCAGAAGCTTCTCCCCTTTTCATAATGG GAGAGATGGAGGCAAATGCTACCACCAGCAGAAACCCTTGCAGAAGTTCCAGCCGCGGCATCGCTTGCCAGTAGAACTCCTAGTGCAACAACAAGTGATGAAGACGATGAGGTTTCCAGTACATCTCCAAGAGATCTCCACGATGTCGGCGCTGCGCCGAGATGGGCATCCTTCGCTATACACTCACGTGCTGAGTGAGGAAGAAAGACAGCACGTTAACCTCCATGGCCTGGATTGCAGCCATTGGTGCCTGCCTGGTGTGCCTGACATATGGAATGAAATGTTGTACGCATATTTATTAGGTTGA
- the LOC116262058 gene encoding uncharacterized protein LOC116262058 has protein sequence MDLIQNYQENSEESSPERPSGSGSQPSSPDSSPMRLELPSKSSAPQVDDAVVALGVADPNLSRNVEKPIDPVQHLVSFNPTFDQLWAPIYGPSHPYAKDGVAEGMRNHKLGFVENASIEPFLFDEQYNTFHKYGYAADPSGYVGSEYIGDLDALQKNSGLSVYNVPKNEQKKRRKTELQKNEEEGEKEDLGPEVDNPETQEWLLKNRKSPWAGKKDEVQTELTEEQKKYAEEHAQKKAAAEREKSGITEVTEKSTFHGKEERDYQGRSWILPPKDAKATNDHCYIPKRWVHTWSGHTKGVAAIRFFPKHGHLLLSAGMDTKVKIWDVFNSGKCMRTYMGHAKAVRDITFSNDGTKFLSAGYDKNIKLWDTETGKVISTFSTGKIPYVVKLNPDEDKQNVLLAGMSDKKIVQWDMNSGEITQEYDQHLGAVNTITFVDNNRRFVTSSDDKSLRVWEFGIPVVIKYISEPHMHSMPSISLHPNGNWLAAQSLDNQILIYSTRERFQLNKKKRFAGHIVAGYACQVNFSPDGRFVMSGDGEGKCWFWDWKSCKVFRTLKCHEGVCIGCEWHPLEQSKVATCGWDGMIKYWD, from the exons ATGGATctgatacaaaattaccaagaGAACAGTGAAGAATCTAGTCCGGAACGGCCGTCTGGTTCCGGTTCGCAGCCCTCTTCGCCGGATTCTTCGCCGATGAGGTTGGAGTTGCCCTCTAAGAGCTCCGCTCCCCAGGTAGACGACGCTGTGGTCGCACTAGGGGTCGCCGATCCTAACCTTTCCCGTAATGTTGAGAAACCCATCGATCCCGTTCAGCATCTGGTTTCGTTCAACCCGACCTTCGATCAACTCTGGGCGCCCATCTATGGCCCCTCGCACCCGTATGCCAAAGATGGGGTTGCTGAGGGGATGAGAAACCACAAATTGGGGTTCGTGGAGAACGCGTCGATCGAGCCCTTTCTCTTTGATGAGCAGTATAACACGTTTCACAAGTATGGCTATGCTGCGGACCCGTCGGGGTATGTGGGAAGCGAGTATATTGGCGATTTAGATGCGCTTCAGAAGAACAGTGGCCTGTCTGTGTACAACGTCCCGAAGAATGaacagaagaagaggaggaagacggAGTTGCAGAAGAATGAGGAAGAGGGCGAGAAGGAAGATTTGGGTCCTGAAGTTGACAACCCAGAGACTCAAGAATGGCTTTTGAAAAATCGGAAGAGCCCTTGGGCGGGGAAGAAAGATGAGGTTCAGACTGAACTTACGGAGGAGCAGAAGAAATACGCCGAGGAGCACGCTCAGAAGAAAGCAGCAGCTGAGAGGGAGAAGAGTGGTATCACGGAAGTCACGGAAAAGAGCACCTTTCACGGGAAAGAAGAACGGGACTATCAGGGGAGGTCCTGGATCCTTCCTCCTAAGGATGCCAAGGCTACAAACGACCATTGTTACATTCCGAAGAGGTGGGTGCATACTTGGAGTGGGCACACCAAGGGTGTTGCAGCCATCAGATTCTTCCCGAAACATGGGCATCTTCTTCTCTCAGCTGGTATGGATACAAAAGTGAAGATTTGGGATGTGTTCAACTCTGGTAAATGCATGAGAACTTACATGGGCCATGCGAAGGCGGTCCGAGATATCACTTTCTCGAATGATGGTACAAAGTTTCTGAGTGCTGGTTATGACAAGAACATCAAGTTGTGGGATACAGAGACGGGAAAGGTGATCTCCACATTTTCTACTGGTAAAATTCCGTATGTGGTTAAGCTCAATCCTGATGAAGACAAGCAGAACGTGCTTCTTGCTGGAATGAGCGATAAGAAGATTGTTCAGTGGGATATGAATTCTGGAGAGATCACTCAAGAATATGATCAGCACCTTGGTGCTGTTAACACCATTACCTTTGTCGATAACAACAGAAGATTTGTTACTTCCAGTGATGATAAATCCCTGAGAGTTTGGGAATTTGGAATCCCGGTTGTCATAAAGTATATCAGTGAGCCTCACATGCATTCAATGCCATCCATCTCACTTCATCCAAATGGTAACTGGCTTGCTGCTCAGAGCTTGGACaatcagattctgatatataGCACAAGAGAGCGGTTTCagttgaacaagaagaagaggttCGCTGGGCATATTGTTGCTGGGTATGCCTGTCAGGTCAATTTCTCACCCGATGGAAGGTTTGTGATGTCTGGAGATGGGGAAGGCAAATGCTGGTTTTGGGACTGGAAGAGTTGCAAGGTCTTCCGAACTCTCAAATGTCATGAGGGTGTGTGTATCGGTTGCGAATGGCATCCATTGGAGCAAAGTAAAGTTGCTACATGCGGCTGGGATGGAATGATCAAGTACTG GGATTGA